The genomic interval GCAGGATTGGGTCACCCGGCAAAAGCCGGATAAAGAAGAACGCAACAAGCGTCACGCCGACAAAGGTTGGAATTAGCATTCCAACCCGGCGCAGGATAAAACCAAACATATATATTATCAGTCCGGTTGAGAGAAGGTCTTTACGCCTTCCCTGTCAGTTTAGCAGCCATATTGCACATCTCTTATTTGTATTCCTCAGGATAAACCCTGATTTTTTTTGTCGAGAGGCAAGTTTTTTCCAAGCCGTTATTTAGCGGAGCATATCGCGATGATCCATAGACTTGATACAAAAAGGGTGGAGGCAGGAAATCCCGCCACCACCAATTTCCGATTTATTTGTCGATATCCACACCGTAGAAGATGTGACCGCCAAACGGATCGATCTTGTAGTTCTTCACTTTGGTGCTTACCGGCATGAAGACAACAGAGTGAGCAATGGTTGCCCAAGGAGCTTCACGTTTGAAGACAACCTGTGCTTCTTCATACAGTTTCGTGCGTTCTGCAATATCGGTGGTCTGTTTTGCTTTGACCAGCAGATCGTTGAACTCTTCGTTACACCATTTCGCACGGTTTGCACCGGACTCAACAGCATCGCAACCAAGCAGAACATACATGAAGTTGTCCGGGTCGCCGTTGTCACCGGTCCAACCGAGCAGAACAGTGTCATGTTCACCAGCGGAAGACCGCTTTAGATACTCGCCCCATTCATAGGAAACGATTTCAGCGTCAACACCGATTGCTTTCCAGTCAGCCTGAATCAACTCAGCCATACGGCGCGCATTCGGGTTGTATGGACGCTGAACAGGCATAGCCCAGATGTTGGTTTTCATGCCCGATACGCCGGCTTCCTCAAGCAGCTTTTTGGCAGCTTCCGGATCATATGGATCATCTTTGACCTTGTCGTTGTAAGACCACATGGTTGGCGGAATCGGGTTTTTCGCAGCTTTACCAGCGCCCTGGAAAACAGCGTCCAGAATGGCCTGTTTGTTGATGGCCATGTTCAGCGCCTTGCGAACGCGGACATCCTTGAACTTGTCTTTCTGGTTGTTGTAAGCCAGATAGCCAACGTTCAGGCCTTCCTGCTGCATCAGAGTGATGTTTGGATCTTCATCCATGGCCTTGATGTCAGCCGGGTTAGGATAAGGCATCACGTCGCATTCACCAGCTTTCATCTTCTGATAGCGAACAGAAGCGTCTGGCGTAATGGCAAAGATCAGATCATCGATAGCGGCCTTGCCACCCCAGTAGTCAGCAAAAGCCTTGTAGCGGATGACGGCGTCTTTCTGATAGGCCACCAGTTGGAAAGGACCTGTACCGACCGGTTTCTGGTCGAACATTTCCAAGTTACCGGTTTTTTCGATCTGGGCTGCATATTCAGCTGACGCGATGGAAGCAAAGTCCATGGCCATGTTTGCAATGAATGGCGCTTCAACCTGATTCAGCACAAACTTGACGGTATAGTCGTCAACCTTGACGATATCCTTGATCAGGCTATCCATAGACATGCCACCGAAATATTCGTAGGTGCCACCGGAAACCTTGTTGAACGGATGGTTCGGATCTTTCTGACGCATGAAGGAGAAGATCACGTCATCCGCATTGAAATCGCGACTTGGGGTAAAATCTTTGGTTGTGTGAAATTTCACGCCTTTGCGCAGATGGAAAGTATATTCCAAGCCATCTTCTGAAACATCCCAGCTCTCGGCCAGGCCAGGGACAACGTTGGTGCTACCGCGTTCAAACTCGACGAGTTTGTTGTAGATGGTATGTGAAGACGCATCGAAAGTCGTGCCAGCAGTGTAAAGTGCCGGAGTAAAGCCCTCTGGGCTACCCTCGGAGCAATATACCAATGTCTTCGCCTGAGCTGTCGTCGACAAGACGGCAGCCAGAGCGGTAGCAGCCAAAGCTTTGGTAAGCAGCTTCATTGTTTGAATCCCTCTCAAAATTTTATCGTTTGGATATGCGGGCGGAAAGCAATGTGTCTCGCGTTCAAAGCGGTCACATCCCAACCAGCATAAGTTTAAGCGACCAGACAGGTCCCCCCTGAGGTTGCCTAAACAGCACGAAAAGTCGAATACAATCTGATGAGAAAAGCAATCTCTTATTGAGGAATATTCACCTTATTTAGAACAAAATAGTCAAATTCATCAGAAACACAGAAATTAATTTTCCCTCGAACAGCTTCCAAAAGGGAAACTGGTAGTCAGAGACAATGCAGAGTAAATAGTTTTACAAAGGCCCGAATTAAAAAAACACCGGTCTCAAAACACGCCTTCGTGCCTAGACAGCAACGCCTGGATTAGAATAAGCAGACGCGGGCAACGAATAGTTCCTTCATCGAGCCAATTCTTGGCAGTTTTCGTTGAAACCTCAACGACTTCAATATCCTCATCCTCATCCTGATGGCGCTCTTCGGGATGTTGCTGACCGGATTTGTATGGCGCAAGAAACAGATTGGCCTTTTCAACCATGCGGGCCGGATTGATAAAGACTTGCGCCACCTTCTCCAGATCACCAAGAGAAACTCCGAGTTCTTCCTCTGCTTCTCTTCTGCACGCTTCCTCAACGGATGTATCAGTCGCCTCAATGCCACCGGCGCAGGCTTCCAGTATCAGTCCCTGATCCCTGAGATAAACAGCGGTCCGCATCTGGCGTACGAGGAGTATGGTTTTCTTTTCGGCATCATAGGGCAACACTGCAATGGAATCCCGATCCGCCCAAACAGGCTCGGAAATCACATGCTCGCGACCGTCTTCGTGAATGGTCTGCACCGTGGTCAGATCAATTGTGCCTTTATCGAGGGTGCAAAGCGTCTCGCGCGACAGCAGCCTGTGCTTGTCAGACATGGGCATTCTCCAATCAATTGATTATCCATAAATTACGAGGTCACCTAATGCGCCTATGGAAAGCATGTTGCAAGCTCTGAGATGGGAAACCCTTTCAAGGGCCCATCCATCAGGAAATGGTTTCGTGACGCACCCAATCCATAAAGCCCGGCAAGCCATCACAGGCAGGCAAGGCCACGAGGGCAGGCTCATCATAAGGATGCTGAGACTGGAAGGTCTTTGCGGCCTTCTCCCAAGCCCCTCTTGTGCTTTTTGCGATAAAGGCGACCTCGTTTGCCTCCTCCATTTGCCCTTGCCATTGA from uncultured Cohaesibacter sp. carries:
- a CDS encoding ABC transporter substrate-binding protein, whose amino-acid sequence is MKLLTKALAATALAAVLSTTAQAKTLVYCSEGSPEGFTPALYTAGTTFDASSHTIYNKLVEFERGSTNVVPGLAESWDVSEDGLEYTFHLRKGVKFHTTKDFTPSRDFNADDVIFSFMRQKDPNHPFNKVSGGTYEYFGGMSMDSLIKDIVKVDDYTVKFVLNQVEAPFIANMAMDFASIASAEYAAQIEKTGNLEMFDQKPVGTGPFQLVAYQKDAVIRYKAFADYWGGKAAIDDLIFAITPDASVRYQKMKAGECDVMPYPNPADIKAMDEDPNITLMQQEGLNVGYLAYNNQKDKFKDVRVRKALNMAINKQAILDAVFQGAGKAAKNPIPPTMWSYNDKVKDDPYDPEAAKKLLEEAGVSGMKTNIWAMPVQRPYNPNARRMAELIQADWKAIGVDAEIVSYEWGEYLKRSSAGEHDTVLLGWTGDNGDPDNFMYVLLGCDAVESGANRAKWCNEEFNDLLVKAKQTTDIAERTKLYEEAQVVFKREAPWATIAHSVVFMPVSTKVKNYKIDPFGGHIFYGVDIDK
- a CDS encoding NUDIX domain-containing protein is translated as MSDKHRLLSRETLCTLDKGTIDLTTVQTIHEDGREHVISEPVWADRDSIAVLPYDAEKKTILLVRQMRTAVYLRDQGLILEACAGGIEATDTSVEEACRREAEEELGVSLGDLEKVAQVFINPARMVEKANLFLAPYKSGQQHPEERHQDEDEDIEVVEVSTKTAKNWLDEGTIRCPRLLILIQALLSRHEGVF
- the cutA gene encoding divalent-cation tolerance protein CutA, coding for MSQAKSDEVLLLYGTCPDVETARRIARSMLEESSVACVNILSGMVSLYQWQGQMEEANEVAFIAKSTRGAWEKAAKTFQSQHPYDEPALVALPACDGLPGFMDWVRHETIS